A genomic segment from Chitinophaga niabensis encodes:
- the gmd gene encoding GDP-mannose 4,6-dehydratase, whose protein sequence is MKVALITGVNGQDGAYLAELLLEKGYMVHGVKRRASLINTERIDHLYQDPHSENVRFRLHYGDMTDSTNIIRIIQETQPDEIYNLAAMSHVKVSFDTPEYTANADGIGTLRILEALRILKLENKTKVYQASTSELYGLVQEVPQKESTPFYPRSPYAVAKLYAYWITVNYREAYNMFACNGILFNHESPLRGETFVTRKITRAVAAIVLGMQDKLFLGNLDARRDWGHAKDYVEAMWRILQQDKADDYVIATGVTTTVRDFVRMAFDELGIELEFIGEGAEEIGIVSACRNKEYILPVGKEVVAVDPAYFRPTEVELLIGDPTKSKTVLGWEPKYDLPALVKEMVAADLEVFRKKEVTQFEHLIG, encoded by the coding sequence ATGAAAGTAGCTTTAATTACTGGTGTAAACGGACAGGATGGCGCCTACCTGGCGGAATTATTGTTGGAGAAAGGCTATATGGTACACGGCGTAAAACGCCGCGCTTCGCTGATCAACACAGAGCGTATCGATCACCTGTACCAGGACCCCCACAGCGAAAATGTTCGCTTCCGGCTCCATTATGGGGACATGACGGACAGTACCAATATCATCCGCATCATACAGGAAACACAACCTGATGAAATATATAACCTGGCCGCGATGAGCCATGTAAAAGTGAGCTTTGATACGCCGGAATATACTGCCAATGCCGATGGCATTGGAACACTCCGCATCCTGGAAGCCCTGCGCATCCTCAAGCTGGAGAATAAAACAAAGGTATACCAGGCCAGTACTTCAGAACTCTATGGCCTGGTGCAGGAAGTGCCGCAAAAGGAAAGCACGCCTTTTTATCCAAGGAGCCCTTATGCAGTAGCCAAGCTCTACGCTTACTGGATCACCGTAAACTACAGGGAAGCCTATAACATGTTTGCCTGCAACGGTATCCTCTTCAACCACGAAAGCCCCCTGCGCGGTGAAACTTTCGTAACCCGTAAGATCACCCGTGCAGTAGCAGCTATTGTACTGGGCATGCAGGATAAGTTATTCCTCGGTAACCTCGATGCCCGCAGGGACTGGGGCCATGCGAAAGATTATGTGGAAGCCATGTGGCGCATCCTGCAACAGGATAAGGCAGACGATTATGTGATTGCCACAGGTGTTACTACCACCGTGCGCGACTTTGTGCGCATGGCATTTGATGAACTGGGCATTGAACTGGAATTCATTGGTGAAGGTGCGGAAGAGATAGGTATTGTTTCCGCCTGCCGGAATAAAGAATACATTTTACCTGTAGGGAAAGAAGTAGTAGCAGTAGACCCTGCTTATTTCCGTCCTACGGAAGTGGAATTGCTGATCGGCGATCCTACCAAATCAAAAACTGTTCTCGGCTGGGAACCTAAATACGACCTGCCCGCCCTCGTGAAAGAAATGGTAGCTGCTGATCTGGAAGTGTTCCGGAAGAAAGAGGTGACGCAGTTTGAACATCTGATCGGTTAA
- the fcl gene encoding GDP-L-fucose synthase, with translation MKLTDKIYIAGHRGMVGGAIKRKLIALGYQNIILRTSGELDLRSQAEVDAFFAEEQPDYVFLAAAKVGGIHANNTYRAEFLYDNLMIASNIIHAAWKYKVTKLMFLGSSCIYPRMAPQPLQESSLLTGPLEQTNEPYAIAKIAGIKLCEAYRDQYGCNFISVMPTNLYGIGDNYHPENSHVLPALIRRFYEARVNKKDTVTVWGSGTPKREFLFADDLADACVFLMQEYNGRELVNIGTGEDLSIRELAEAVKAVTSFEGEIIFDASKPDGTPRKLMDVSKLHQLGWRHRTDLKTGLTLAYSDFVKKQFSVMNAIG, from the coding sequence ATGAAACTAACAGATAAGATCTATATAGCAGGGCACCGCGGAATGGTAGGAGGTGCCATTAAAAGGAAATTGATCGCACTGGGCTACCAGAACATTATCCTGCGTACTTCCGGGGAGCTGGACCTCCGTTCACAGGCAGAAGTAGATGCCTTCTTTGCAGAAGAGCAGCCGGATTATGTATTCCTGGCAGCAGCCAAAGTGGGCGGTATTCATGCTAACAATACTTACAGGGCAGAATTCCTCTACGATAACCTTATGATCGCTTCCAATATCATTCATGCCGCCTGGAAATACAAGGTTACCAAACTGATGTTCCTCGGCAGTTCCTGTATCTATCCCCGCATGGCACCACAGCCCTTGCAGGAAAGTAGTTTGCTCACAGGCCCCCTGGAACAGACGAATGAACCTTATGCCATCGCCAAGATCGCGGGCATTAAATTATGTGAAGCATACCGGGACCAGTATGGTTGCAACTTTATTAGTGTGATGCCCACTAACCTGTATGGCATCGGCGATAATTACCATCCTGAAAACTCCCATGTACTGCCTGCACTGATCCGCAGGTTCTACGAAGCCCGCGTCAATAAAAAAGATACGGTCACCGTATGGGGCAGTGGTACACCCAAACGCGAATTCCTTTTTGCAGATGATCTCGCAGATGCCTGTGTATTCCTCATGCAGGAATATAACGGAAGGGAACTGGTGAACATCGGAACAGGGGAAGACCTCAGCATCAGGGAACTCGCGGAAGCAGTAAAAGCAGTGACCAGCTTCGAAGGAGAGATCATCTTTGATGCCTCCAAACCAGATGGTACCCCGCGCAAACTGATGGATGTATCCAAACTGCATCAGTTAGGCTGGCGGCATAGAACAGACCTCAAAACAGGTCTTACCCTCGCTTACAGCGACTTCGTGAAAAAACAATTCTCCGTCATGAACGCGATCGGATAA
- a CDS encoding mannose-1-phosphate guanylyltransferase, which yields MHHILLCGGSGTRLWPLSNQQTPKQLLPLFEDRSLLQLTYLRNRTACTNIMAIMNAQQQHMIATQLQEAGAENPMLLAEPVGRNTAAAIALAAFVTAPETVLLITPADHLIGTPDLYAQTIATAKELAEADNLVTIGLQPNYPETGYGYIQYKGYDVLRFVEKPDLPTATLLLESRDYLWNSGIFCCKAGVMLEELQKYAPAIYEAAAIAAEEWLQTGTVSLGTMEAIPADSIDYAVMEKSQRVKVVPSYMQWSDVGSYEALSEALTQHYQYSNHQAVFINSDPQNSMVIGKEKLVALVGVENMVVVDTPGALLIMQKGKGQEIKQLHQWVKENRPELL from the coding sequence ATGCATCATATCTTACTTTGTGGCGGGTCCGGCACCCGCCTCTGGCCATTGTCTAACCAGCAAACACCCAAACAGCTATTGCCTTTGTTTGAAGACCGGAGCCTGTTACAACTCACTTACTTAAGGAACAGAACTGCCTGTACAAATATTATGGCCATCATGAATGCCCAACAGCAGCACATGATAGCCACACAATTACAGGAAGCAGGGGCAGAAAACCCTATGCTGCTGGCTGAGCCTGTTGGCCGTAATACGGCCGCTGCCATTGCTTTGGCGGCATTTGTTACAGCCCCTGAAACGGTGTTGCTCATCACGCCGGCAGATCACCTGATCGGTACACCAGACCTCTATGCACAAACAATAGCCACTGCAAAGGAACTCGCAGAAGCGGATAACCTTGTTACCATTGGCCTGCAGCCTAACTATCCTGAAACCGGTTATGGTTACATACAATACAAAGGATATGATGTGCTGCGCTTTGTGGAAAAGCCAGATCTGCCAACCGCTACACTGTTACTGGAAAGCAGGGATTACCTCTGGAACAGCGGCATCTTCTGTTGCAAAGCAGGCGTAATGCTGGAAGAACTGCAAAAGTATGCACCGGCTATTTACGAAGCTGCTGCCATCGCTGCAGAAGAATGGTTGCAGACCGGCACCGTTTCCCTCGGCACAATGGAGGCCATTCCTGCAGATAGTATAGACTATGCCGTGATGGAAAAGAGCCAGCGTGTGAAAGTAGTGCCCAGTTATATGCAATGGAGTGATGTAGGCAGCTACGAAGCCCTCTCGGAAGCTTTAACGCAACATTACCAGTACAGCAATCACCAGGCAGTTTTCATCAACAGTGATCCGCAGAACAGTATGGTGATCGGGAAAGAGAAGCTGGTGGCACTGGTAGGTGTGGAAAACATGGTAGTGGTAGATACCCCCGGCGCATTGCTGATCATGCAGAAGGGAAAAGGACAGGAAATAAAACAATTACATCAATGGGTGAAAGAGAATCGCCCGGAATTATTATGA
- a CDS encoding UpxY family transcription antiterminator, with protein MQQEVHAWYALYTRSRAEKKVAETLTRKQVECYCPLNQVEKRWSDRRKIVEEPLFSSYVFVRIPERMKSLVREVEGVVNFVYWLGKPAVIQSQEIELIKSFLRDHKNVTLEKVPIRQNDMVEITAGPLMHHRGRIIEVSRNKVKAVLHSLGYAMIATLAANEVVTVDEALEQTYI; from the coding sequence ATGCAACAAGAAGTGCATGCCTGGTACGCACTGTATACCAGGTCAAGAGCGGAGAAAAAAGTAGCAGAAACGCTTACCCGTAAGCAGGTGGAATGTTACTGCCCGTTAAACCAGGTGGAAAAACGTTGGAGCGACCGGCGGAAGATCGTGGAAGAACCTTTGTTCTCTTCCTATGTATTTGTACGGATCCCGGAACGCATGAAATCGCTGGTAAGAGAAGTGGAAGGGGTGGTGAACTTTGTATACTGGCTGGGTAAACCTGCCGTTATACAATCCCAGGAAATTGAGCTGATCAAAAGTTTTCTGCGGGACCACAAAAACGTGACCCTGGAAAAAGTACCTATCCGCCAGAACGATATGGTGGAGATCACTGCAGGCCCTTTAATGCATCATCGCGGAAGGATCATTGAAGTGAGCAGGAATAAAGTGAAGGCCGTACTCCATAGCCTGGGTTATGCCATGATCGCTACGCTCGCTGCCAACGAAGTGGTAACTGTAGACGAAGCCCTCGAACAAACTTATATATAA
- a CDS encoding GumC family protein, producing MQQFNSNHRRKQPQEQIDLMALIRYRYLSYWPLFLLAAALGVGVAMLYLRYATATYKISATLLVKEESKKLGEKDLLASLDLFGSDKNIENEMQILYSRTLATEVARNLQLYGEVYQKGKVRDLIAYENAPLQFRFLEPRKIKPGKPEIVPFVYNASKATVSLYDKTYPLNDTVATPWGKMLIKAHPGVLPDDNTYYLRITDEKQLTQVILSRLSVAPVSKMGTVIKLEYSDVAPARGEDILNELIKVYNAAAIEDKNRVAASTMSFVEDRLNIVTQELGQVEAKVEQFKRKEGIVDISEQSKLFLESVQENDSKMSEANMQLSVLDAIEKYVSGKGEGENIVPATLGLSDPVLMELVAKLYETEMERERLRKTTGENSPLLGALNRQIAKLTPSIMENINSLRANLNAGKEKLESANGRFMGILRSVPGKERALVEVSREREIKNNIYTFLLQKREETALAYAAAISDSRIVDAAESSAVPFSPKKMTVLAMAIIAGIVLVAAIITIRDMLNREIVEKAEIEKATAAPIVAEIMYDDNNEALVIGDGKRSLVAEQFRSLRTSLSYIGLNGDNKTLLVTSSISGEGKSFVSINLAASISLIRKKVVLLEFDLRKPMISKMLGIKREPGITNYLVGRNSISEMLQPVPGNEYLFVLPAGVIPPNPTELILNGRLEEMLSHLKTMFDYVIIDTAPVGLVTDARLLAPFADACLYVLRQQVTPKLHLKLIDELYRNKEVGKLNLVFNGVRPRGVAAAGYGYGYGYVDEPKKNGKRKRFIRSIFNI from the coding sequence ATGCAACAGTTCAATAGTAACCATAGACGTAAGCAGCCACAGGAACAAATAGACCTGATGGCGCTGATCAGGTATCGTTATCTGTCGTACTGGCCATTATTTCTGCTGGCCGCTGCGTTGGGCGTAGGTGTTGCGATGTTGTATCTCCGATATGCCACTGCTACCTACAAAATATCCGCCACATTACTGGTAAAGGAAGAATCCAAAAAACTGGGAGAAAAGGACCTGCTGGCCTCCCTGGACCTTTTTGGATCTGATAAGAATATTGAGAACGAAATGCAGATCCTGTACTCCCGCACACTCGCTACCGAAGTTGCCAGGAACCTGCAATTATATGGAGAAGTATACCAGAAAGGAAAAGTACGTGACCTGATCGCATATGAGAATGCACCGCTGCAGTTCAGGTTCCTGGAACCGCGTAAGATCAAACCCGGCAAACCGGAAATAGTGCCGTTTGTTTACAACGCATCAAAAGCAACCGTTTCCCTGTACGATAAAACATATCCATTGAATGACACGGTTGCCACTCCATGGGGTAAAATGCTCATCAAAGCGCATCCCGGCGTATTGCCGGATGATAATACCTATTATCTCCGGATCACAGACGAAAAGCAATTGACACAGGTGATCCTCAGCAGGCTCAGCGTAGCACCCGTTTCTAAAATGGGTACAGTGATCAAACTGGAATACAGCGATGTGGCACCCGCAAGGGGAGAAGACATCCTGAACGAACTGATCAAAGTATACAATGCCGCCGCCATAGAAGATAAGAACAGGGTAGCTGCCAGCACTATGTCCTTTGTGGAAGACCGCCTGAACATTGTAACACAGGAGCTGGGCCAGGTAGAAGCAAAAGTAGAACAGTTTAAAAGAAAGGAAGGGATTGTAGACATCAGTGAACAAAGCAAACTGTTCCTGGAAAGTGTGCAGGAGAACGATTCAAAAATGAGTGAAGCAAACATGCAGTTATCTGTACTGGATGCCATTGAAAAATATGTAAGCGGAAAAGGAGAGGGCGAAAATATTGTTCCCGCTACTTTAGGCCTCAGTGATCCGGTATTGATGGAGCTGGTGGCCAAACTCTACGAAACAGAAATGGAACGGGAGCGCCTGAGGAAAACAACAGGCGAGAACAGTCCCTTGTTAGGAGCCCTGAACCGCCAGATCGCGAAGCTTACCCCCAGCATTATGGAGAACATCAACAGCCTCCGTGCTAACCTGAACGCCGGTAAAGAGAAACTGGAAAGTGCCAATGGCCGTTTCATGGGGATCCTGCGGAGTGTGCCGGGTAAAGAAAGAGCATTGGTGGAAGTAAGCCGCGAAAGAGAGATCAAGAACAATATCTACACCTTCCTTTTACAAAAACGCGAAGAAACAGCACTTGCTTATGCAGCTGCTATTTCAGACAGCCGTATCGTAGACGCAGCAGAATCTTCCGCTGTACCCTTCAGTCCTAAAAAGATGACGGTACTTGCTATGGCTATTATAGCAGGTATTGTATTGGTAGCTGCTATCATCACCATCAGGGATATGCTCAACAGGGAGATCGTTGAAAAGGCTGAGATAGAAAAAGCAACGGCAGCACCCATTGTGGCAGAGATCATGTACGACGATAATAACGAAGCCCTGGTGATAGGAGATGGAAAACGCAGCCTGGTGGCAGAGCAGTTCCGTTCCCTGAGAACATCGCTTTCCTATATCGGCCTGAATGGGGATAACAAAACCCTGCTGGTCACCTCTTCTATTTCAGGAGAAGGTAAAAGCTTTGTATCCATCAACCTGGCCGCCAGTATTTCACTGATCCGTAAAAAAGTGGTGTTGCTGGAATTTGACCTCCGTAAACCCATGATCAGTAAAATGCTGGGCATCAAACGGGAACCGGGCATCACTAATTACCTGGTAGGCCGCAACAGTATATCAGAGATGCTGCAACCGGTGCCGGGTAATGAGTACCTGTTTGTATTACCGGCCGGTGTGATCCCACCTAACCCAACAGAGCTGATCCTGAACGGCAGGCTGGAAGAAATGCTCTCGCATCTGAAAACCATGTTTGATTATGTGATCATCGATACAGCGCCGGTAGGCCTGGTAACAGATGCCCGTTTGCTGGCACCTTTTGCTGACGCATGCCTCTATGTACTGCGCCAGCAGGTTACACCTAAACTGCATCTCAAATTAATAGACGAATTATATCGCAATAAAGAAGTGGGTAAACTTAACCTGGTATTCAATGGTGTACGCCCGCGTGGCGTAGCAGCAGCTGGTTACGGTTACGGATATGGTTATGTGGATGAACCTAAGAAGAACGGTAAACGCAAGCGGTTCATCAGAAGTATTTTCAATATATAA
- a CDS encoding polysaccharide biosynthesis/export family protein, producing the protein MRPTREPFFIIKTSLLLSFSCLLFSCVSTKKAAYFNNVNDTALARVKGDFEPVIQKNDILQINVSAMNPQEAMLYNLPNTYSPGAATPSAAAGGHSAAVTAANPVAGYLVNQQGYIQFPVLGSLKAEGLTKKALTDTIQNQLAERKLLVDPVVSIRFLNYRVTILGEVAQPAVVNVTSEKISIMEALGMVGDITIYGKKDNVLLIRETEGERITKRLNLNDAQMLTSPYYFLKPNDVIYVEPNKSKVANASKSSTVIPIVLSGLSLLVIVLDRLVK; encoded by the coding sequence ATGCGCCCGACACGAGAACCATTCTTTATTATTAAAACCTCATTACTGCTAAGTTTCAGCTGTTTGTTATTCTCCTGTGTTAGTACAAAGAAAGCGGCATATTTTAATAATGTGAACGACACTGCACTCGCAAGGGTGAAAGGTGATTTTGAACCTGTTATTCAAAAGAACGACATCCTGCAGATCAATGTGAGCGCCATGAACCCCCAGGAGGCCATGTTGTACAATCTGCCTAACACCTATTCACCCGGGGCAGCCACTCCTTCAGCTGCAGCAGGTGGCCACAGCGCCGCTGTTACAGCTGCTAACCCCGTAGCCGGCTACCTGGTGAACCAGCAGGGATATATCCAGTTTCCTGTATTGGGCTCCCTGAAAGCAGAAGGCCTCACAAAAAAAGCATTGACGGATACCATTCAAAATCAGCTTGCGGAACGGAAACTACTGGTAGACCCTGTAGTAAGCATCCGTTTCCTCAACTACAGGGTCACTATACTGGGAGAAGTGGCACAACCTGCCGTAGTGAATGTAACGAGTGAAAAGATCTCCATCATGGAAGCGCTGGGCATGGTAGGTGATATTACCATCTATGGAAAGAAGGACAATGTGCTGCTGATCCGTGAAACAGAAGGGGAACGTATAACAAAGAGGCTCAATCTCAACGATGCCCAGATGCTCACATCGCCTTATTACTTCCTCAAACCTAACGACGTTATTTACGTGGAACCCAATAAATCCAAAGTAGCTAATGCCAGCAAGTCAAGTACCGTTATACCCATCGTGTTAAGCGGCTTGTCTTTACTGGTGATTGTTCTGGACCGGTTGGTGAAATAG
- a CDS encoding response regulator transcription factor — MITIGIIEDNHFQLNNYKEFLEDFQECKVVFACRSMEEFKALPYKDPDVKAILLDISLPGESGISGMEELKRIYPDAKIIVLSGHDGKEYVIESIRKGASGYIIKTSRLMEIYHSILDAINQGGTLSPKAAHMLIDHVSKDPLESVKDRLTKREYELLQLLKDGYSYKEMAEKLFVTVFTVNQHLKKVYQKLNVASKSELISKIWSNSLFCSLICIAAAILL; from the coding sequence ATGATCACTATTGGCATAATTGAAGACAATCACTTTCAACTAAATAATTACAAGGAGTTCTTAGAAGATTTCCAGGAGTGCAAAGTTGTATTTGCATGCCGCTCGATGGAAGAGTTTAAAGCGCTTCCCTACAAAGACCCGGATGTAAAAGCAATCCTGCTGGACATCTCACTGCCCGGCGAATCAGGCATCAGTGGCATGGAAGAATTAAAACGCATTTACCCGGACGCAAAGATCATTGTTCTTTCAGGGCATGATGGAAAAGAATATGTTATAGAATCCATCCGCAAAGGCGCCAGTGGATATATTATAAAAACCAGCAGGCTGATGGAGATCTATCACAGCATCCTGGATGCCATCAACCAGGGTGGCACCTTGTCCCCCAAAGCCGCACATATGCTGATAGATCATGTTAGCAAAGACCCGCTGGAAAGTGTGAAAGACCGGCTCACGAAAAGAGAGTACGAGTTATTACAACTTTTGAAGGATGGGTATTCTTATAAAGAAATGGCGGAAAAGCTCTTTGTTACTGTATTCACCGTTAACCAGCATTTAAAGAAAGTATACCAGAAGCTCAACGTAGCCAGTAAATCCGAGCTGATCTCCAAGATCTGGTCCAACAGCCTGTTTTGTTCCCTAATCTGCATTGCTGCCGCAATACTACTTTAA
- a CDS encoding sensor histidine kinase: MNGIKEPVLLIDPSELIVLKANNAAIDLLGGGKRKAITDKPLQAHYGNGQFLPDTMFPLFQDSFIITTSIPGTKTLIDFKASRININRKPFLLAIGKPVEKKQTLKLQLQHLEKEKSLHEMKANFMSMTSHEFRTPLTAIASAVDLLETRLQMDGLLNSFYQHNISKVSGEIFNLNSMLDEILTLSKIVSNNYEVKKTAVDVEQVLNYLKFQYFSERKDERVLNVKISGEPRKIYVDKSQLSKILTNLISNAFKYSVKKNPSIQLSYQKHKMMIRVFDYGIGIPAKDIPHLFTSFYRGSNVDHIEGTGLGLAIVKTFTEMNNGTIDVSSEENKGTTFTLTFRYEDHV, encoded by the coding sequence ATGAATGGAATAAAGGAACCCGTTTTACTCATAGATCCTTCAGAGCTGATCGTACTAAAAGCGAATAATGCTGCCATAGACCTGCTGGGTGGAGGCAAACGAAAAGCGATCACGGACAAACCATTGCAGGCGCATTATGGTAATGGGCAGTTCCTTCCGGACACGATGTTCCCTTTGTTCCAGGATTCTTTTATTATTACTACTTCTATCCCCGGCACTAAAACGCTGATAGATTTCAAGGCGAGCCGTATTAATATTAACCGCAAACCATTCCTGCTGGCTATTGGCAAACCCGTTGAAAAAAAGCAAACTTTAAAACTGCAATTGCAGCACCTGGAGAAAGAGAAGTCGCTGCACGAGATGAAAGCTAATTTCATGTCTATGACCTCTCATGAGTTCAGGACCCCTTTAACAGCTATTGCTTCCGCAGTGGACCTGCTGGAAACGCGTTTGCAAATGGACGGATTGCTGAATAGTTTCTATCAGCATAATATTTCCAAAGTATCCGGGGAGATCTTTAACCTGAACAGCATGCTGGATGAGATCCTGACGCTCAGTAAGATCGTGTCCAACAACTATGAGGTAAAGAAAACAGCAGTAGATGTTGAGCAGGTGTTGAACTACCTGAAGTTCCAGTACTTCTCTGAAAGGAAGGACGAAAGAGTACTCAATGTGAAGATATCCGGAGAACCGCGCAAGATATATGTGGATAAAAGTCAACTGTCGAAGATCCTCACGAACCTGATCAGTAATGCGTTTAAGTACTCTGTGAAAAAGAATCCTTCTATCCAGCTTTCCTATCAGAAGCACAAAATGATGATCAGGGTTTTTGATTATGGTATTGGTATTCCGGCCAAAGACATTCCGCATTTATTTACTTCTTTTTACAGGGGAAGTAATGTGGACCATATTGAAGGAACAGGGTTAGGTCTTGCGATTGTAAAAACTTTTACGGAAATGAATAACGGCACAATTGATGTATCAAGCGAGGAGAATAAAGGAACCACCTTCACCCTGACATTCAGGTATGAAGACCATGTCTAA
- a CDS encoding response regulator: MNRTILLIEDKSSLSETLKTLLELHQFKVILAGNGEDGIKLARQKLPDLVISDVYMPVVNGYELLESFKNDSTLSNIPVIMLTAKTEIEEINLAMRKGAAGYVTKPFLFKNLHATIKKVLV; the protein is encoded by the coding sequence ATGAATAGAACGATCCTTCTCATAGAAGATAAAAGCAGTTTATCCGAAACGTTGAAAACGTTGCTGGAGTTACACCAGTTTAAAGTGATCCTGGCCGGAAACGGAGAGGATGGTATTAAGCTGGCGAGGCAGAAGCTTCCGGACCTTGTGATCAGTGATGTGTATATGCCTGTGGTGAATGGGTATGAATTACTGGAGTCTTTTAAGAACGACAGTACATTGAGCAATATTCCCGTGATCATGCTTACTGCTAAAACAGAGATTGAAGAAATTAACCTGGCGATGAGGAAAGGTGCAGCGGGATATGTGACGAAGCCTTTCCTGTTTAAGAATTTGCATGCAACGATCAAGAAGGTGTTAGTCTGA
- a CDS encoding capsule assembly Wzi family protein: MQGTKLLIIFALLGVSRAQAQFTDSLEVKVGTTGTIASKDYQPLWLVSNRFGIISDRKADLSTHARISDIHLLNENFYIRYGLDLYNNNQFKDVFIQEGFLKAGYKKLEFRAGRYEERIGEVDKDLSSGSWGISGNARPIPKVGFALTDYADIPFTNGWLQFKGQISHGWMGEEQYIPGAFLHEKTIYVRIGKKQLKLYGGLQHYALWGGNRPDLPKIKSSFKDLWNVFIGKEGDDGTVNNPEYRPNRPGDHRGVLEGGITWENDNMQLHLYNQSMFETGQGITFKNTDRMLGFSYSNKNKLLKFTAEYLNTKQMNDFFPLNVRESYYNNGIYLTGWEYQDRIIGTPLFINRQRAQHYFNDIKPFDWSKPKDSISGKGWNIVNNRITGLHLGAMYMLGNSLKARTLLTYTKNHGNYLEPHFEPALTQWYTLQEVSWQTPLEPLTLTGGAAVDWGDLGNNAGFMLGVQWKFNLQQ; encoded by the coding sequence ATGCAGGGTACTAAGCTTCTTATCATTTTTGCACTACTTGGTGTTTCCAGGGCACAGGCCCAGTTTACAGATTCCCTGGAAGTAAAAGTAGGTACCACTGGTACCATCGCCAGCAAAGACTATCAGCCGCTATGGCTGGTCTCTAACCGCTTTGGCATTATCAGCGATAGAAAAGCAGACCTCTCCACACATGCCAGGATCAGCGATATTCATCTGCTGAATGAAAACTTCTATATCCGCTACGGCTTAGACCTCTATAATAACAATCAGTTCAAAGACGTATTCATCCAGGAAGGTTTCCTTAAAGCAGGATATAAGAAACTAGAATTCAGAGCAGGCCGTTATGAAGAAAGGATAGGAGAAGTTGATAAAGACCTTTCCTCGGGATCATGGGGCATTAGCGGTAACGCACGCCCGATTCCGAAAGTGGGCTTTGCTTTAACGGATTATGCAGATATACCTTTTACAAATGGCTGGTTGCAGTTTAAAGGGCAGATAAGCCATGGCTGGATGGGAGAAGAGCAATACATCCCCGGTGCTTTCCTGCATGAGAAAACCATTTACGTAAGGATCGGGAAGAAGCAACTGAAGTTATACGGCGGTTTGCAACACTATGCACTCTGGGGCGGGAATCGTCCGGACCTGCCAAAGATCAAAAGCTCCTTTAAAGATCTCTGGAATGTGTTCATTGGAAAAGAAGGGGATGATGGTACTGTGAATAACCCTGAGTACAGGCCCAATCGCCCTGGAGACCATCGTGGTGTACTGGAGGGAGGCATTACCTGGGAAAATGATAACATGCAGCTGCACCTGTATAATCAATCCATGTTTGAAACAGGGCAGGGGATCACATTTAAGAATACAGACCGCATGCTGGGATTCAGCTATTCCAATAAGAACAAATTGTTAAAGTTCACAGCAGAATACCTGAACACCAAACAGATGAACGACTTCTTCCCGCTGAACGTAAGGGAAAGTTATTACAACAATGGCATCTACTTAACCGGCTGGGAATACCAGGACCGCATTATCGGTACCCCCTTATTCATCAACCGCCAAAGAGCACAGCATTATTTCAACGACATCAAACCATTCGATTGGTCGAAGCCAAAAGACTCTATCAGCGGAAAAGGATGGAATATCGTCAACAACAGGATAACAGGTTTACACCTGGGTGCCATGTATATGCTGGGCAATTCACTGAAAGCCAGAACGCTGCTCACTTATACAAAGAACCATGGCAATTACCTGGAACCTCATTTTGAACCTGCGCTCACGCAATGGTATACTTTACAGGAAGTAAGCTGGCAAACCCCACTTGAGCCATTGACACTTACCGGCGGTGCAGCAGTAGATTGGGGAGACCTGGGTAACAACGCGGGTTTTATGTTAGGAGTACAATGGAAGTTTAATCTTCAGCAATAA